Part of the Bacillus sp. N1-1 genome, TCTGCAAGACGGTTATTTACGTCGCCCATGCGACCAAAAACATCTTCATCTGTTGAGATCGAAACATTTTTCTGTTTCGTTACTTTGGCTACTTCACTACGAACTGTATCCTTTACATCTGCATCATTTTTGTCGTTTGTATCAACGCCAATCATGATCTGGTCCCCGTATACAATGACACGAGAATCATCGACATTTTTAAGCTTGTTGATTCTCTTCGCAAGGCGGGTAGACAGTTCATTGTCATAACCAGAATAATTATCATCGGTACGCATGTATCCTGGCCCATTCATTCCATTACGTTTATCAATTTGCTTTTCATCTGGAGCCTTTACACCATGTTCATAATCTCGGTCAATCATGTCTGTAACGGCACCTTCGCGATAGTCACCGTTATTATCTTCACTTGTGTAATAACCAATTGGACGTGTTGAATCATTATAACGTGTATCCATCGCCTCATTATCGGCTGTACACCCAATTAATCCACCTGCAAACATCATTGTAGAAAGCGTTAGAATTGTTTTCCTCAAATTTAAAACCTCCTTTCACCTTTAGAATGTGAGGAGGCTGATGTTTTTAATCTGTTAGTTCTAGGTAACAATGGTACCTATTAAAGCACTTGCCGAATGAATGCCGACCTTTTCTCTTGCTGCTGCTCTGTTTTTACCAATAGTTCATTTCTTCCACCAGGATTCATTAACCATTCTCGGTAAAAATCGGCAGGATAAGCAAGAAGTCTTCTTAGAAAAGGATATTCAATGCAATGACGAAGTGAAGATATATGTGACTTCTCCCATTCCTCTAGCGACCAGTTACAGTGAGGAAGCATTCGATTTATCAACTGCAAATAATCATACTCACGCGGAGCGTAACTCATGAGATCACCATCAATTAAAAGCAACTGATCAAAATTAAAGATAAAGTTATGATGCGCAGGATCACCGTGGACAATGCAATGACGTCGATAAGCAGATCGTTCAAGTTGTTCGACTTCAGTCATCTGAGAAAGAACACTTTCACCAATCGATAAAAAAGAATTAATGAGCTTTTCCTGTTCAAAAGAGAGTACCTCAGAATCTAAATTTTGCTTAAACCGTATGAAGCGGTTCGTCCATTTTCGAGTAAGAGAGACATATGGTATGTGCTTACTAACAATCCCCTGAACTTCATCTTGAAAATGATTTGTTTTTTCCATCGCAAGAAATCGATCTTCTTTAATATTATAGTCAAGCGTTCGCCCTTCTATTGCTTTCATGCAGGCAAACGTTAGTCCACCAGTTTCTTTCATCCACTCGCCATCAGCGAAAGGAATATAAGGAACAAAAGAAGTAGCACCAGCAGATGAAATTTCGATTTGTTTTTTTAGCGTCTCTTTCATTACTGCTGCTTTTAAAAAAACAGGCTCGCCATTGCAAGAAATACCTCTCCAAACGAGTGACTTTATCTGCTTCATTTGTAGAAAAAAAGGGCGTATCCCCTGTAGGATAGCCCCATTCATCTTACTAGCGTGATTCCGCATAGCTACTTTCCATTCCCATATAATCCATCATCGGCGCTTTATTAGCTCCCTGAACGAATCCAGGGTTCGCATATGACGGCATTTGTTGATAAGGCGAGACTTGTTGATTTCCTCCACATCCACAGTCATGTTGCTGATACGGTGAGACCATTGGCTGGTTAGGATAGCCAGGCGGCATCATCATGCCACCTATATTTTGATTCGGATAGCCATAAGCACCCATCACAGCTTCAGGATATTCTTCATTTCCTTTATGAGCATACGGCGCAATACCATAACCATTCATCGCTGCCCCGGCTACTGATCCCGGATAGCCGCCATTATTCCCTTTATGGCCATAGCCTTCATACGCTCCTGCTACGTCCTGATTTGGATAACCGGGTGTTTGCATGCCCGCTACATTTCCTGGATAGCCGCCATTGTTTCCTTTATGGCCATAGCCTTCATACGCTCCTGCTACGTCCTGATTTGGATAACCGTGGGTTTGCATGCCCGCTACATTTCCCGGATAGCCGCCATTATTCCCTTTATGGCCATAGCCTTCATATGCTCCCGCTACGTCCTGATTTGGATAACCGTGGGTTTGCATGCCCGCTACATTTCCCGGATAGCCGCCATTATTCCCTTTATGGCCATAGCCTTCATACGCTCCTGCTACGTCCTGATTTGGATAACCGTTGCCATACATATGCGCGCCAGCAACTGAACCAGGGTATCCCGGCATGCTTTGATTTGCTTTGTTTCCGTAGCTCGCTCCTGCAACATCAGAGCTTTCTTCACCCATACCATAGTTGTTCATGTTAGCGCCAGCTACATTTTGATTTGGATAACCGTTTTGCTGGTAAGCACCTGCTACGCTCTCTTCTCCTTTTTGACCATATCCGTTCATTTGAGCTCCTGCTACCGCACCTGGATAGCCGTTCCCCTTATTTCCATAACCTTCATAGGCTCCAGCGACGTTTTGATTTGGATAGCCATAAGCTCCTGCTACTTCTCCAGGGTATCCACCAGAATTTGCTTTACTTCCATACCCTTCATAAGCACCCGCTACGTTCTGATTGTTAGGGCCCATTTGTGCTCCACCCACAGAAGTCGGATAGCCAGGATAACCACCATTGTATTCTTTGTTCGCATAACTGGCGCCAGCTACGTTACTAGGATACCCTTGATTCATTGGAGGTGGTGGCATTTCCATTGACGAAGACTCAAATTCACTTAACACTTCTTCATCGTTCATTGGATAAAATAAATTTTCTGCTTTTTTGGCTTTTTCAACTGGTTTCTTTTCAGCTACTTTTTTTGCTTTCTCAACCGGTTTTTTCTCGGCTGTTTTTTTCGCTTCCACTTTCTTTTCAGGCTTTGTTTCTTTTGGCTTTACTTTCTTAGGCTTTTCTTCCTGAGGCATCATATTCATATTCATGTTCATATTTAAACCCATGTTTAACTCATTGTTGATTGGCATTGTCATAGACGGCTTTTCTACCGGCTTCATCGGCGCTTCTTTTTTCTTAGGCATTTCTTTTTTCATTTCTTTGATCGGCATTTCTTTCTTCTTAACTGGAACGCCACCCGATGGTACTTTCACTTTCATACCTGGCATAATCATATTAGGATTCTTAAGCTGCGTATTGACAGCTTTTAATTGTTCAAAATCAACACCATATTTTTTAGCGATTTTCCATAAAGTATCGCCTTTTTGAACGACATGTATTTTCAACCTAAAAAACTCCCTCCTGTAATCAGTACAATGAAATTCAGTACAGTGTATGCGTGACTGGGCAGATTGCTACCTTTTTGAAAGGATAAGATCATCACATTAATATGCAAGGGAGAGGGCGCCTATGAGTAATGTCAATTTAAAAACGAAAAAGGAATCAAACATAGCGTTTGATCCCTTGTTTTTTATGCGCGATCAAGCATTCGATTTAACGCTTGTATCGCATAGAATGCTGTATCTGATTCCACTTTAATCTGATTTGTTTTCTGCCCAACCTTAGCTTCTTCAAGCGCCCATAGAAGATGAGGTAAATCAATTCGATTCATGGTTAGACAAGGACACATGTTTGGATTTAAGGAGACTATTGTTTTATCGGGATGTTGTTGAATAATGCGGTTAACAAGGTTCATCTCTGTTCCAATCGCCCATTTCGAACCCGGTTGTGCCTGTTCAATCGTCTCAATAATCATTTTTGTAGAGCCAGAGAAATCAGATTGTTCCACAACTTCAAAACTGCACTCTGGATGAACGATGACGTTCATGTCAGGAAATTCTCGTCTCACTTCATCAATATTTTCCACGGTGAATTTTTCATGGACCGAGCAATGACCTTTCCATAATATCACTTTAATTTCATTATAATCTCCTTCGTACTCTAACGTATCCGTAATCGGATTCCATACGGCCATCGCCTCTAAAGGGACACCAAGTTCATAAGCGGTATTCCGTCCCAGGTGCTGATCAGGCAAGAACAGGATGCGCTCTTTCTGAGTAAATCCCCAGTCAACCATCGCCATTGCATTAGACGATGTCACCGTTGCTCCACCATATTTTCCAACAAACGCTTTTATAGCAGCCGTAGAATTCACGTATGTTAAAGGAAGAATCGTATCACCAAATAACATATGAAGCTTCAACCATGCGCGCTCAGTTTGATGAATATCCGCCATGTCTGCCATTGAACAACCTGCCCGCATGTCAGGAAGAATAACAGTCTGTTGGGTTTCTGTTAAAATATCAGCTGTTTCGGCCATAAAATGAACCCCACAAAAAATGATCGTTTCCGCTTTTTTATTACGTGCAGCAAGCTGCGCGAGTTGGAGAGAATCTCCTGTATCATCTGCAAACTGAACAACTTCATCCTTTTGATAATGATGAGCAGGAAGGTATAACCTTTCCCCCATCTCAGCTTTAATCGCTACAACCCTGTCAACCATCTCCTCTTCTGTAAGGTTTTTATATCTTTCTGGAAGACCAGGCTTTTTTAATGCATCTAAAATGCTCATTTCACTTCCCCTTTCATACGTAAACTAATATCAAGACTTTTAATAGAATGGGTTAAACAACCTAGCGAAATCATCGTAACTCCTGTTTGCCGATAAGTTGCAAGATTATCAAGCGTAATGCCTCCTGACGCTTCTGAAATTAGCGGGTAGGGAACTAATTTCGCATATGCGGCCACTTCTTTTGGCGAACAGTTATCAAACATAATCACATCAGCCTGAGCTTTTACGGCTTCTCGAACTTCCTCTTCCGTTGATGTCTCCACTTCGATTTTAGTCATATGTCCAAGGCGTTTCTTTACATGTGATACTGCTTTTTCAATACTTCCAAACTGTGCAATGTGATTATCTTTTAGCATTACGCCACCATCAAGGGTCATTCGATGATTAACCCCACCTCCGCACCTCACTGCATACTTTTCATACATCCGAAGACCAGGTGTCGTTTTCCTCGTATCACAAACACGTATAGAAGCATCGTCAAGAAGTTTAACTGCTCGAGCCGTCATCGTAGCCACACCGCTCATCCTCTGAATCAGATTTAAAATAACGCGCTCCCCCGTTAGTACTGCTCGTACATTCCCTTTTACAGAAGCAATGACGTCCCCACTTTGAACAACATCACCATCTGTCACGTAAACCTCAACGCGACTTGTTTCATCAAGTATTCGAAAACCAATTGCAATCACTTCTCGGCCACAAAAAACGCCACTTTCTTTTGCTATAAATAGCGCTTCTGATTGCTCGTCTGAAGGAAATAGCAGCTCACTCGACAAATCCGAAGTTCCTATATCTTCCATGAAAAATTGTTCGAGATCTTTCCTGACTTTTAACCCAATCATCCTGATAAATCCTCCTAAGTATTCTTTTTTGCTTCCATTCTGGCAGCTGCTTCGGATAGTCTTCTCGGTAATGAGCACCACGGCTTTCTTTTCGTAAAACTGCCGAGGTTGCCATTAGCCAGCTCACTAGCCCCATATTAGCTCGTTCAATGGATTGAAAATCCAACTTATTGACTTCGTCCATCGCAGCCGGGTGCAGTAACTTAAGCGCATAATCAAGCCCCGCTCTTGTTCTTTTCATTCCAACATATTGATCCATGGTTTTTTTTAGTTCATGGAGTAATAACGACGGTTCCGGTAATCTCGTATCTTGCTCTATTAACTCTCTTTTTCTTACGTCTCGGTGATGGTGCAAAATCCACTCAGCTGCTTCACGTGCAAAAACAATACCTTCTAAAAGAGAGTTGCTTGCCAGGCGATTAGCTCCGTGAACACCTGTATGAGCTACTTCCCCGAGAGCAAATAACCCATCAAGAGAAGTTCTACCAACGTGATCAGTTATCACACCACCCATAAGAAAATGAGCACCAGGTTTCACAGGAATCATTCCTTTTGCCAAATCCACACCATGGTTCTTGCACTGCATCGTAATCGTCGGAAATCTCTCTTCAAACTTCGATATACTTGATATATCTAAGTAAACTGGCGACACTTCTTCGTGAATCGCTCTTGCTACAATATCTCTTGGTGCAAGATCGAATTGCTCGTGTTTCCCTTCCATGAGACGCTCTCCATTAGCTGTAACCAATACGCCACCTTCACCACGAACAGCCTCAGATATGAGGAACGAGTGATCAGCATCCCCGGCATACATCGTTGGGTGAAATTGCATGAATTCAAGATCCGTTAATATCGCTCCAGCGCGATAAGCCATTGCAAGTCCATCTCCTGTAATGGCTGGATGATTTGACGTCACTGGAAAGAGCTGCCCCGCTCCTCCTGTTGCAAGCAGCGTATAAGCCGCATTAATAATCAAAGTATCTCCAGCTTTATTGATGACTTTAGCTCCGGTACATTCTCCTTCGTCGATAAGTAGGTCAATCGCCAGATGATCTTCAAGAATGGTACATCGTTTTTTCACTCGATTAATTAGCGTATGGATGATTTCTTCGCCTGTGGCATCACCACCGGCATGGAAAATTCGCGATACGCTATGCGCTCCTTCTTTACATCTTTGGTACTCACCATTAATGCTTTTATCAAATCGCACACCAAGGTTGATGAGGTGTTTTAGTTGCATTGGACCTTTTTTAACGAGCAGCTCAGTAAGTTCTTCGTTATTATGAAAAACGCCCGCTCGGATCGTATCAAAAAAATGATTTGTCCAGCTATCTTCTTCCTTGGTAGCTGCAGCAATTCCACCTTGAGCAAGCTTAGAATTGCTTTCGCCGAGCTTTGACTTTGTGATAATCGTCACATTCTTTTCCAATGAAAGAAGTTCAGCTACCATCAATCCAGCAACACCGCTTCCAATCACTAATACTTCAGTCCTAACTCGATTCATGAAACCACTTCTCCCACTAAACAATGTATAAAAATCGCAAATACTTAACATCTGTCTTGACACCTATATTTACATATATTTAAATAAATAACAAGACTGAATATTAGTGAGGAGAAAAAAATGATTTATCTTGATTATGCAGCGTCAACCCCAATTTCCGATATAGCTTTACATGCCTATACGCAATCCGCCAAACAATTCTTTGCAAACACCGAGAGTGCTCATACTGCCGGTACAGATGCTACTCATTTATTAGAAAACGCTCGTCGCTCCATCGCCTCGCTATTAAATGGCGACCCGAACGGAATTTATTTCACTTCAGGTGGAACAGAAGCAAATATTTTAGCACTCCAAAGTATTGTAAAAACATTTTCACGAGGCCATATCATTACATCAAGCGCTGAGCATTCTTCTGTTTTAAATACATTTTCACAACTCGAACGTGAAGGTTACCATGTGACATACCTTCCTTATAATGAAAGCGGACAAGTATCTCTTAAGCGCATACTCGAAGCCATTCGCACAGACACTAAATTAGTTTCGATTACTTTTGGAAATAGTGAGATCGGTACCCTCCAACCTATTAAGAAGATCGGAAAGGAGCTAGCGGAACGCCAGATTTTATTTCACACGGATGCCGTTCAAGCTTTCGGAAAAGTGGATATTGATGTAAATGAGTTGTATCTTTCTGCCGTCTCTATTTCTTCTCATAAATTACATGGTCCAAAGGGGGTTGGAGCTTGCTATATTTCGCCCTCGATCTCATGGAAGCAAATTTCACCAGGAACTGTTCACGAAAATGGATTCCGTCCTGGTACTGTGAATGTTCCAGGTATTTTCTCCTTTGCGGCCGCTGCCGAGGATGCGATTAACCGATTGAATGCCGAACAAAAAAAATTCACAAACTTACGTGCTCACCTCGTGAACGAATTGTCACATCCGAATATTGTCGTCGAAGGGGAACAGGGACTACCGCATATTATCGGTATCCGGATTAAGGGGCTTGAAGGGCAATATGTTATGTTAGAGTTAAACCGTAAAGGCATCGCTGTCTCAACGGGGTCAGCTTGCTCGATCGGACAACAGCAACCTTCGAAAACTTTGCGGGCGATGGGACGAACGAGTGATGAGGCAAGAGAACTCGTCCGCATTAGTCTTGGTCGAGACACAACCATGCAAGAAATAGAAAAAGCCGTAGACGGATTTAAAGAAATCCTTACACGCTGTTCCGTAACAAAGATATAATAAGGTTAAGATCGTGTTCTTGGAAAGGGGTTTTCAGTTATGGGACAAGATGGAGAAAAAATATTAGGAGAAAATCGAAGATCACTACTTCTTCAGTGGCTAAAAGAAAGCGAGAAACCACTAACAGGAAGTGATTTATCGAAACGTACGAATGTTAGCCGTCAAGTAATCGTTCAGGATATTTCGTTGTTAAAAGCAAGAAATGAACCGATTATTGCAACTTCACAGGGATATATCATGTTTAATACTGAGAGAGAAAACAGAAAATATGAACAGGTTATCGCCTGCAAGCATTCACCCAAAGATACAAAGAATGAGCTTTATACCATTGTAGATCATGGAGGGACTGTTAAAGATGTTACCGTTGAACATCCATTATACGGGCATTTAACAGCTTCCCTTTTCGTAGGGAATCGTCTTGAAGCAGATCAATTTTTATCAAAGCTTTCTATGACAAATGCCTCGCTATTATCTGAACTTACTTCGGGAGTGCACCTTCATACCATTGAAGCGAATTCTAAAACACAGCTTGAAGCTGTCATTCAGGCGTTAAAAGAACAAGGGTTTCTGTTAGAACAAGATTAAACGAGTGATAATGATTTTAGATCAACCAAAAAAAGAACGGACGTCATTTTGCGCCGTTCTTTCTCATGGATCGTATTTCAATGACACCAATTATTTAGGATTTACGACGAAACATGGATATTCACCTAGTACAGAAATCCCAATACCAAGCGCTTGTATTTCCTCCATGACGCCTTTTAACAGCACATCACGGTTAGGACGTTCCACATCGATAATAAAAAAGTAATTTCCAAGTCCTGTTTTCATAGGGCGTGACTCGATTTTTGTTAAGTTTAGGTTACGCCACGCAAATGCAGCAAGCACTTGATGTAGTGCTCCAGGATAATCAGATGGAAGAATAATTTTATATGTGACACGATCTTCACGGAATAAAGGGGTTCTCGGTAGAGCTTCAGCAGTTTTGTGTAACACTAGAAACCGCGTGTCATTATCTTCCGTATCATGAATATCACCTTGAGCAATCGTTAAACCGTATTTTTCTGCAGCAAGTACATTCCCGATTGCAGCCTCTTCAATCTTTCCAGAGTTTTGCACATATTCAGCAGCAGCACTTGTTGAAGGCGCATTACTGAGCTCTGCTTCAGGTAACTCTCGTTGAAGAAAGACATGACATTGGGCAATAGCATGCGGATGCGAAAGGACACGCTTTACTCTTTTCCAATCCTGTTGATCAGGATGAATAAGCAAGTGCTGTCGGATCGGCAGAACGAGCTCTCCAACGATTGGTAGTGATATTTGTTGGGAGAGAAGGTCAAGCGTCATATTAACAGAACCTTCTATCGTATTCTCTAGCGGAACAACACCATAATCGACGGCTCCGTTTTCCACCGCCTCAAGGCAGGCGCGTATGGTTGGAAACGGTGTACGATCCTCCTCATCAAATAACGTTTTTGCTGCAATTTCTGTAAACGTTCCTTCAGGTCCAAGAAAACCTATCTTTTTTTTCGTATCCATTTTCTCCCCCTATGCTCCAGATCCAATAATTTCAGCATTGTTGACCGCTTCAATTTCTTTAATTTTTACAAGTAAATCGTTTAAGCGAAGATTGGATTCTCCAATTTCCATTGTTAAGATAACCGTAGCATAGCCCTGTAGAGGGATCGTTTGGTTGATCGTTAATAAATTACAACCGAGCTGTGCGACTGTACTTAGCACTCTTGAGAGCGCGCCTGAACGATCCTCAAGGTGAACAGAAAGTGTTACAATCTGTTCAATGATCATCGTATGAAACGGTAAGATCGTATCGCGATATTTATAAAAAGCACTACGGCTTACCCCTACTT contains:
- a CDS encoding YhcN/YlaJ family sporulation lipoprotein, with amino-acid sequence MRKTILTLSTMMFAGGLIGCTADNEAMDTRYNDSTRPIGYYTSEDNNGDYREGAVTDMIDRDYEHGVKAPDEKQIDKRNGMNGPGYMRTDDNYSGYDNELSTRLAKRINKLKNVDDSRVIVYGDQIMIGVDTNDKNDADVKDTVRSEVAKVTKQKNVSISTDEDVFGRMGDVNNRLADGDGFEEVQTDVNGILDDIGNAAKRPFENNK
- a CDS encoding phosphotransferase, translating into MRNHASKMNGAILQGIRPFFLQMKQIKSLVWRGISCNGEPVFLKAAVMKETLKKQIEISSAGATSFVPYIPFADGEWMKETGGLTFACMKAIEGRTLDYNIKEDRFLAMEKTNHFQDEVQGIVSKHIPYVSLTRKWTNRFIRFKQNLDSEVLSFEQEKLINSFLSIGESVLSQMTEVEQLERSAYRRHCIVHGDPAHHNFIFNFDQLLLIDGDLMSYAPREYDYLQLINRMLPHCNWSLEEWEKSHISSLRHCIEYPFLRRLLAYPADFYREWLMNPGGRNELLVKTEQQQEKRSAFIRQVL
- the safA gene encoding SafA/ExsA family spore coat assembly protein; protein product: MKIHVVQKGDTLWKIAKKYGVDFEQLKAVNTQLKNPNMIMPGMKVKVPSGGVPVKKKEMPIKEMKKEMPKKKEAPMKPVEKPSMTMPINNELNMGLNMNMNMNMMPQEEKPKKVKPKETKPEKKVEAKKTAEKKPVEKAKKVAEKKPVEKAKKAENLFYPMNDEEVLSEFESSSMEMPPPPMNQGYPSNVAGASYANKEYNGGYPGYPTSVGGAQMGPNNQNVAGAYEGYGSKANSGGYPGEVAGAYGYPNQNVAGAYEGYGNKGNGYPGAVAGAQMNGYGQKGEESVAGAYQQNGYPNQNVAGANMNNYGMGEESSDVAGASYGNKANQSMPGYPGSVAGAHMYGNGYPNQDVAGAYEGYGHKGNNGGYPGNVAGMQTHGYPNQDVAGAYEGYGHKGNNGGYPGNVAGMQTHGYPNQDVAGAYEGYGHKGNNGGYPGNVAGMQTPGYPNQDVAGAYEGYGHKGNNGGYPGSVAGAAMNGYGIAPYAHKGNEEYPEAVMGAYGYPNQNIGGMMMPPGYPNQPMVSPYQQHDCGCGGNQQVSPYQQMPSYANPGFVQGANKAPMMDYMGMESSYAESR
- the nadA gene encoding quinolinate synthase NadA, with amino-acid sequence MSILDALKKPGLPERYKNLTEEEMVDRVVAIKAEMGERLYLPAHHYQKDEVVQFADDTGDSLQLAQLAARNKKAETIIFCGVHFMAETADILTETQQTVILPDMRAGCSMADMADIHQTERAWLKLHMLFGDTILPLTYVNSTAAIKAFVGKYGGATVTSSNAMAMVDWGFTQKERILFLPDQHLGRNTAYELGVPLEAMAVWNPITDTLEYEGDYNEIKVILWKGHCSVHEKFTVENIDEVRREFPDMNVIVHPECSFEVVEQSDFSGSTKMIIETIEQAQPGSKWAIGTEMNLVNRIIQQHPDKTIVSLNPNMCPCLTMNRIDLPHLLWALEEAKVGQKTNQIKVESDTAFYAIQALNRMLDRA
- the nadC gene encoding carboxylating nicotinate-nucleotide diphosphorylase — translated: MIGLKVRKDLEQFFMEDIGTSDLSSELLFPSDEQSEALFIAKESGVFCGREVIAIGFRILDETSRVEVYVTDGDVVQSGDVIASVKGNVRAVLTGERVILNLIQRMSGVATMTARAVKLLDDASIRVCDTRKTTPGLRMYEKYAVRCGGGVNHRMTLDGGVMLKDNHIAQFGSIEKAVSHVKKRLGHMTKIEVETSTEEEVREAVKAQADVIMFDNCSPKEVAAYAKLVPYPLISEASGGITLDNLATYRQTGVTMISLGCLTHSIKSLDISLRMKGEVK
- the nadB gene encoding L-aspartate oxidase; protein product: MNRVRTEVLVIGSGVAGLMVAELLSLEKNVTIITKSKLGESNSKLAQGGIAAATKEEDSWTNHFFDTIRAGVFHNNEELTELLVKKGPMQLKHLINLGVRFDKSINGEYQRCKEGAHSVSRIFHAGGDATGEEIIHTLINRVKKRCTILEDHLAIDLLIDEGECTGAKVINKAGDTLIINAAYTLLATGGAGQLFPVTSNHPAITGDGLAMAYRAGAILTDLEFMQFHPTMYAGDADHSFLISEAVRGEGGVLVTANGERLMEGKHEQFDLAPRDIVARAIHEEVSPVYLDISSISKFEERFPTITMQCKNHGVDLAKGMIPVKPGAHFLMGGVITDHVGRTSLDGLFALGEVAHTGVHGANRLASNSLLEGIVFAREAAEWILHHHRDVRKRELIEQDTRLPEPSLLLHELKKTMDQYVGMKRTRAGLDYALKLLHPAAMDEVNKLDFQSIERANMGLVSWLMATSAVLRKESRGAHYREDYPKQLPEWKQKRILRRIYQDDWVKSQERSRTIFHGRYRNFGFVE
- a CDS encoding IscS subfamily cysteine desulfurase yields the protein MIYLDYAASTPISDIALHAYTQSAKQFFANTESAHTAGTDATHLLENARRSIASLLNGDPNGIYFTSGGTEANILALQSIVKTFSRGHIITSSAEHSSVLNTFSQLEREGYHVTYLPYNESGQVSLKRILEAIRTDTKLVSITFGNSEIGTLQPIKKIGKELAERQILFHTDAVQAFGKVDIDVNELYLSAVSISSHKLHGPKGVGACYISPSISWKQISPGTVHENGFRPGTVNVPGIFSFAAAAEDAINRLNAEQKKFTNLRAHLVNELSHPNIVVEGEQGLPHIIGIRIKGLEGQYVMLELNRKGIAVSTGSACSIGQQQPSKTLRAMGRTSDEARELVRISLGRDTTMQEIEKAVDGFKEILTRCSVTKI
- a CDS encoding transcription repressor NadR; translation: MGQDGEKILGENRRSLLLQWLKESEKPLTGSDLSKRTNVSRQVIVQDISLLKARNEPIIATSQGYIMFNTERENRKYEQVIACKHSPKDTKNELYTIVDHGGTVKDVTVEHPLYGHLTASLFVGNRLEADQFLSKLSMTNASLLSELTSGVHLHTIEANSKTQLEAVIQALKEQGFLLEQD
- the pheA gene encoding prephenate dehydratase; the encoded protein is MDTKKKIGFLGPEGTFTEIAAKTLFDEEDRTPFPTIRACLEAVENGAVDYGVVPLENTIEGSVNMTLDLLSQQISLPIVGELVLPIRQHLLIHPDQQDWKRVKRVLSHPHAIAQCHVFLQRELPEAELSNAPSTSAAAEYVQNSGKIEEAAIGNVLAAEKYGLTIAQGDIHDTEDNDTRFLVLHKTAEALPRTPLFREDRVTYKIILPSDYPGALHQVLAAFAWRNLNLTKIESRPMKTGLGNYFFIIDVERPNRDVLLKGVMEEIQALGIGISVLGEYPCFVVNPK
- a CDS encoding ACT domain-containing protein; translation: MSKEDKNFYLVREDVLSDSMLKTLQAKLLLESGTVESVREAIDEVGVSRSAFYKYRDTILPFHTMIIEQIVTLSVHLEDRSGALSRVLSTVAQLGCNLLTINQTIPLQGYATVILTMEIGESNLRLNDLLVKIKEIEAVNNAEIIGSGA